From the genome of Geothrix sp. 21YS21S-4, one region includes:
- a CDS encoding pitrilysin family protein — MPFSRRLVLPLSGVLALALVAGEAPKAPRRKAAAPTAPAAPVKVASVEGITEYRLANGLRVLLFPDASKPTVTTNITYLVGSRHEHYGETGMAHLLEHMLFKGTKDRPDTWKILNELGGDANGTTNFDRTNYYVSFPASEANLKKALDLEADRMQNSAFTAETLWGKDGKSGEMTVVRNEFEAGENSPFRTTILRVMSAAFDWHNYGKPAIGARSDIEHVNVDHLRAFYRKYYQPDNAILLVAGKFDEPQTLAYLQAAFGKLQAPARTLEPTYTVEPVQDGERLVTIRRVGGTPLLVAGYHVAPGAHPDRSATDLAAAILSDAPSGRLYKALVEAKLAAQVFPLSFSTYEPGLQMFGVVLPKDGDPEKAKEALLREVEGLKDKPLTQAELDRAKAQARKNVDQATADTKTMAIGLSEAMATGDWRQWFLDRDRTEAATLEQVQAAALAYFKPSNRTLGQYVPTDKPDRTDVPAVPDIAAEVKSYTGRKAVAQGEAFDASPANVDQRAVRFTAPNGLKGALLSKKTKGGMAAVQFTLHFGQEATLRNKAAVPSLTADMLLRGTLKHSRQELADAFDRMKAEVALTGGATSAAVRLTVPRENLTEALKLAAEVLREPAFPPAELDTLVKQQTTGIEAQRQEPQAQAMDFMGRTFDPYPAGHPSAYRPFETRLQDLKAAKAEDLKAFHAAFYGADCGTFAASGDFDAREIQGLVTDLFGTWKSASAYERIPARLKDVTGQVKVLETPDKQMAIFLAAERWAMQDTDADYPAFLMANQILGGGALKNRIADRLRQKEGFSYGAGSFVNVSSQDPVASWQAYAIHAPQNGAKLEAAFQEEIQRALKDGLTQEELDFARTTWLQGEEAQRQEDREIAAWLSDSLHLGRPVLFQAQLEAKVKALKLDEVNAALRKYLRPEAFVVVKAGDFAKGEKR, encoded by the coding sequence ATGCCCTTCTCCCGTCGACTCGTCCTTCCCCTGAGCGGGGTCCTGGCCCTCGCGCTGGTGGCGGGGGAGGCCCCCAAGGCACCCCGGCGCAAGGCGGCCGCGCCCACCGCGCCGGCGGCCCCCGTCAAAGTGGCGTCCGTGGAGGGCATCACCGAATACCGGCTGGCCAACGGCCTGCGGGTCCTGCTGTTCCCCGACGCCAGCAAGCCCACCGTCACCACCAACATCACCTACCTGGTGGGCAGCCGCCACGAACACTACGGCGAAACGGGCATGGCCCACCTGCTGGAGCACATGCTGTTCAAGGGGACGAAGGACCGGCCCGACACCTGGAAGATCCTCAACGAGCTGGGCGGCGACGCCAACGGCACCACCAACTTCGACCGCACCAACTACTACGTCTCCTTTCCCGCCTCCGAGGCGAACCTGAAGAAGGCCCTCGACCTCGAAGCCGACCGGATGCAGAACAGCGCCTTCACGGCCGAGACCCTGTGGGGCAAGGACGGGAAGAGCGGCGAGATGACCGTGGTGCGCAACGAGTTCGAGGCGGGCGAGAACAGCCCCTTTCGCACGACGATCCTGCGGGTGATGTCGGCCGCCTTCGACTGGCACAACTACGGGAAGCCCGCCATCGGCGCCCGCAGCGACATCGAGCACGTGAACGTGGACCACCTCCGGGCCTTCTACCGGAAGTACTACCAGCCGGACAACGCGATCCTGCTTGTCGCCGGGAAGTTCGACGAGCCCCAGACCCTGGCCTACCTCCAGGCCGCCTTCGGGAAACTCCAGGCTCCGGCCCGAACGCTGGAGCCCACCTACACCGTGGAGCCCGTCCAGGACGGCGAGCGCCTGGTCACCATCCGCCGCGTGGGCGGCACGCCGCTCCTGGTGGCGGGCTACCACGTGGCGCCCGGCGCCCATCCTGACCGCAGCGCCACGGACCTCGCCGCCGCCATCCTGTCCGACGCGCCCAGCGGCCGGCTGTACAAGGCCCTGGTGGAAGCCAAGCTGGCGGCCCAAGTGTTCCCGCTGTCCTTCAGCACCTACGAGCCGGGCCTTCAGATGTTCGGGGTGGTCCTGCCCAAAGACGGCGATCCGGAGAAGGCCAAGGAAGCGCTCCTGCGCGAAGTGGAAGGCCTGAAGGACAAGCCGCTCACCCAGGCCGAACTGGATCGGGCCAAGGCCCAGGCGCGGAAGAACGTCGACCAGGCCACGGCCGACACCAAGACGATGGCGATCGGCCTGAGCGAAGCCATGGCCACCGGCGACTGGCGCCAGTGGTTCCTGGATCGGGACCGCACCGAGGCCGCCACCCTGGAGCAGGTCCAGGCCGCGGCGCTGGCCTACTTCAAGCCCAGCAACCGCACCCTGGGCCAGTACGTCCCCACGGACAAGCCGGATCGCACCGACGTGCCGGCGGTGCCCGATATTGCCGCCGAAGTGAAGAGCTACACCGGCCGCAAGGCCGTCGCCCAGGGCGAAGCCTTCGACGCCAGCCCGGCCAACGTGGACCAGCGGGCCGTCCGCTTCACCGCGCCCAATGGCCTGAAGGGCGCCCTCCTGTCCAAGAAGACCAAGGGCGGGATGGCCGCGGTCCAGTTCACCCTCCACTTCGGGCAGGAAGCCACCCTGAGGAACAAGGCCGCCGTTCCCAGCCTCACCGCCGACATGCTGCTGCGCGGCACCCTCAAGCACTCCCGCCAGGAACTGGCCGACGCCTTCGACAGGATGAAGGCCGAAGTCGCCCTCACGGGCGGCGCCACGTCCGCCGCGGTGCGCCTCACCGTCCCGCGGGAGAACCTCACCGAAGCGCTGAAGCTGGCGGCCGAGGTGCTGCGCGAGCCCGCCTTCCCCCCCGCGGAGCTCGACACCCTCGTGAAGCAGCAGACCACGGGCATCGAGGCCCAGCGCCAGGAGCCCCAGGCCCAGGCCATGGACTTCATGGGCCGCACCTTCGATCCCTATCCGGCGGGGCATCCCTCCGCCTACCGCCCCTTCGAGACGCGGCTCCAGGACCTGAAGGCCGCCAAGGCCGAGGATCTCAAGGCCTTCCACGCCGCCTTCTACGGCGCCGATTGCGGGACCTTCGCCGCCTCCGGCGACTTCGACGCCCGGGAGATCCAGGGCCTGGTCACGGACCTCTTCGGAACCTGGAAATCCGCCTCGGCCTACGAGCGCATTCCCGCCCGCCTGAAGGACGTGACGGGCCAGGTGAAGGTGCTGGAGACGCCCGACAAGCAGATGGCCATCTTCCTGGCCGCGGAGCGCTGGGCCATGCAGGACACCGACGCCGACTACCCAGCCTTCCTGATGGCCAACCAGATCCTCGGCGGCGGCGCCCTGAAGAACCGCATCGCCGACCGCCTCCGCCAGAAGGAGGGCTTCAGCTACGGCGCCGGCTCCTTCGTGAACGTGAGCAGCCAGGATCCCGTCGCCTCCTGGCAGGCCTACGCCATCCATGCCCCCCAGAACGGCGCGAAGCTCGAAGCCGCCTTCCAGGAGGAGATCCAGAGGGCCCTGAAGGACGGCCTCACGCAAGAGGAACTGGATTTCGCCCGCACGACCTGGCTCCAGGGCGAAGAAGCCCAGCGCCAGGAGGATCGCGAGATCGCCGCGTGGCTGTCGGACAGCCTCCATCTGGGCCGCCCGGTCCTCTTCCAGGCCCAGCTGGAAGCCAAGGTGAAGGCCCTCAAGCTGGACGAGGTCAACGCCGCGCTGCGGAAGTATCTGCGGCCGGAAGCCTTCGTCGTGGTGAAGGCCGGCGACTTCGCGAAGGGGGAGAAGCGGTAG
- a CDS encoding pseudouridine synthase, with protein sequence MARIEREWQAEHEGAALASELHKVMVISHRQAKGFIDGRCVTVNGEIADKHGLRLKAGDAVKVAFDPELVYDVLPPAKKLTAGPYEALWEDNHLLFVFKPAGLLTVPAEQGGEPSLAEAITESYRRRGFKRFNLFIVHRLDRFTSGVLVFAKTPEALHGLKKHFELHRLQRVYRAVLVGELPENSGTLAGHLIEHAKSLKMSVAKVRKGPGGGKRMPAGAKEAVTHYRVVERLPGHTVVEVRLETGRRNQIRVQFADRGFPLLGDQVYGVESPLLDRQALHAELLGFKHPVTEDQVTVTAPMPADMEAALKALRNQARIHRASTGVQGEEGIFHPTESRDHKLKRVARAKRFEDRPDERPRRDDGERPRREDGEDRPRRPFGASDRPSHPRRDDGDERPRRTFASTDRPAPPRRDDGDERSRRTAGPTDRPARPRREDGDERPRRTFGSTDRPARPRRDDGDERPRRTAGPSDRPARPRRDDGDERPRRAFGSTDRPARPRRDDGDERPRRTAGPTDRPARPRREDGDERPRRTFGSTERPARPRRDDGDERPRRTAGPADRPARPRRDDGDERPRRTFSSTERPARPRRDDGDERPRRTAGPSDRPARPRRDDGDERPRRAFNPADRPSRPRSGEDDARPRSAHGPADRSARPRREGSTERPAGKPAPRFGKPKPRKP encoded by the coding sequence ATGGCACGCATCGAACGGGAATGGCAGGCGGAGCACGAGGGCGCGGCCCTGGCTTCGGAACTGCACAAGGTGATGGTCATCAGCCACCGGCAGGCCAAGGGCTTCATCGACGGCCGCTGCGTGACGGTGAACGGCGAGATCGCCGACAAGCACGGCCTCCGGCTGAAGGCGGGCGACGCCGTGAAGGTCGCGTTCGACCCCGAGCTCGTCTACGACGTGCTGCCTCCCGCCAAGAAGCTGACTGCGGGGCCCTACGAGGCGCTGTGGGAGGACAATCACCTGCTGTTCGTGTTCAAGCCCGCGGGGCTGCTCACGGTGCCGGCGGAACAGGGCGGCGAGCCCAGCCTGGCGGAGGCCATCACCGAGTCCTACCGCCGCCGCGGGTTCAAGCGCTTCAACCTGTTCATCGTCCACCGCCTGGACCGCTTCACCAGCGGCGTCCTGGTCTTCGCCAAGACCCCCGAAGCCCTCCACGGCCTCAAGAAGCACTTCGAGCTGCACCGCCTCCAGCGCGTGTACCGCGCCGTCCTCGTGGGCGAATTGCCCGAGAACAGCGGCACCCTGGCGGGCCATCTGATCGAGCACGCCAAGTCGCTCAAGATGTCCGTGGCCAAGGTCCGCAAGGGCCCCGGGGGCGGCAAGCGGATGCCCGCGGGCGCCAAGGAAGCCGTCACCCACTACCGCGTGGTGGAGCGCCTCCCGGGCCACACCGTGGTGGAAGTGCGTCTGGAAACCGGCCGCCGCAACCAGATCCGCGTCCAGTTCGCCGACCGCGGCTTCCCGCTGCTGGGCGACCAGGTCTACGGCGTGGAGAGCCCGCTCCTCGACCGCCAGGCCCTGCACGCCGAGCTGCTGGGCTTCAAGCACCCCGTCACCGAGGACCAGGTCACCGTCACCGCGCCCATGCCCGCCGATATGGAGGCCGCCCTCAAGGCCCTCCGCAACCAGGCCCGCATCCACCGCGCTTCCACGGGCGTCCAGGGCGAAGAGGGCATCTTCCATCCCACCGAAAGCCGCGACCACAAGCTCAAGCGCGTGGCCCGCGCCAAGCGCTTCGAGGACCGCCCCGACGAGCGTCCCCGGCGCGACGACGGCGAACGGCCCCGCCGCGAGGACGGAGAGGACCGCCCCCGCCGTCCCTTCGGCGCCTCGGATCGGCCCTCCCATCCGCGGCGAGACGACGGCGATGAACGCCCGCGCCGCACGTTCGCTTCCACGGACCGCCCTGCCCCTCCCCGTCGTGATGACGGTGATGAGCGCTCCCGGCGCACCGCAGGTCCCACGGATCGCCCCGCGCGGCCCCGCCGCGAGGATGGCGACGAACGGCCCCGCCGCACGTTCGGCTCCACGGACCGTCCGGCCCGTCCCCGTCGTGACGATGGGGATGAGCGCCCCCGCCGCACCGCGGGCCCCTCGGATCGACCCGCACGGCCCCGTCGCGATGACGGCGACGAGCGTCCTCGCCGCGCGTTCGGTTCCACGGACCGTCCTGCCCGCCCTCGTCGTGACGACGGGGATGAGCGCCCCCGGCGCACCGCAGGTCCCACGGATCGCCCCGCGCGGCCCCGCCGCGAGGATGGCGACGAGCGGCCCCGCCGCACGTTCGGCTCCACGGAGCGCCCTGCCCGTCCTCGCCGCGACGACGGTGATGAGCGCCCCCGGCGCACCGCGGGTCCCGCGGATCGTCCCGCCCGGCCTCGGCGCGATGACGGCGACGAGCGACCCCGCCGCACGTTCAGCTCCACGGAGCGCCCTGCCCGTCCCCGTCGCGACGACGGAGATGAGCGCCCCCGGCGCACCGCGGGCCCCTCGGATCGCCCGGCCCGTCCCCGCCGCGATGACGGCGACGAGCGGCCCCGGCGCGCGTTCAATCCGGCCGATCGCCCCAGTCGCCCCCGCTCGGGCGAAGACGACGCGCGACCGCGTTCCGCCCACGGCCCCGCCGACCGTTCCGCGCGTCCCCGCCGGGAAGGTTCGACGGAGCGTCCGGCGGGCAAGCCCGCGCCGCGGTTCGGAAAGCCCAAGCCGCGGAAACCCTGA
- a CDS encoding hybrid sensor histidine kinase/response regulator, which yields MMPVSVGAPARLLVVDDAESNLEVMTRILEREGHQVVTASGGAEGLAKLRDGDYDMVLLDVMMPGVDGIQVMQAIRDDERLKRIPVVMLSALHEQDTIVKCIQLGAQDYLPKPINQQLLKARIKACLERKRLQDLEDASTLRLEAVGAQLRAANEQLRRANQLKSRFLATAAHDLKNPLGGILLLADRIRMEAERGAPPERIAAQAGRVHEVVQKMVHIINSLLDTTVQEMGEVIPAFEMADLGSVIRAVVRENEPYAASKGIRLHCDAPDGLCRGVVDRARLAQAVDNLVNNAIKYSPGGSEIQVGLEHHGETPGGVARIGVIDQGPGFTPEDLDRAFAPFQRLSARPTGGEHSTGLGLSIVKQMVELNGGRVWIEGDRAWGGAFHVEIPLRELEPTSVPLA from the coding sequence ATGATGCCTGTTTCCGTCGGGGCTCCCGCCCGGCTGCTCGTGGTGGACGACGCCGAATCCAACCTGGAGGTGATGACCCGCATCCTCGAGCGGGAGGGCCACCAGGTCGTCACGGCCTCGGGCGGGGCCGAGGGGCTGGCGAAGCTGCGGGACGGCGACTACGACATGGTCCTCCTCGACGTGATGATGCCCGGCGTGGACGGGATCCAGGTCATGCAGGCCATCCGCGACGACGAGCGGCTCAAGCGCATTCCCGTGGTGATGCTGTCCGCGCTCCACGAGCAGGACACCATCGTGAAGTGCATCCAACTGGGGGCCCAGGACTACCTGCCCAAGCCCATCAACCAGCAGCTCCTCAAGGCGCGGATCAAGGCCTGCCTCGAGCGGAAGCGGCTGCAGGACCTGGAGGACGCCTCCACGTTGAGGCTGGAAGCCGTCGGCGCCCAGTTGCGGGCCGCCAACGAGCAGCTGCGCCGCGCCAATCAGCTGAAGAGCCGCTTCCTCGCCACCGCCGCGCACGACCTGAAGAACCCCCTGGGCGGCATCCTCCTGCTGGCGGATCGGATCCGGATGGAGGCGGAGCGGGGCGCGCCGCCCGAGCGCATCGCGGCGCAGGCCGGCCGCGTCCACGAGGTGGTCCAGAAGATGGTCCACATCATCAACAGCCTGCTCGACACCACCGTCCAGGAGATGGGCGAGGTGATCCCCGCGTTCGAAATGGCGGATCTGGGTTCCGTCATCCGCGCCGTGGTCCGCGAGAACGAGCCCTACGCCGCCAGCAAGGGGATCCGCCTGCATTGCGACGCTCCGGACGGGCTGTGCCGCGGAGTGGTGGACCGCGCCCGGCTGGCGCAGGCTGTGGACAACCTCGTGAACAACGCCATCAAGTACTCGCCCGGCGGATCCGAAATTCAGGTGGGCCTGGAGCACCACGGCGAAACTCCGGGCGGCGTCGCCCGCATCGGCGTGATCGACCAGGGGCCCGGGTTCACGCCCGAGGATCTGGATCGGGCCTTCGCCCCCTTCCAGCGCCTGTCCGCCCGCCCCACCGGCGGCGAGCACAGCACCGGCCTCGGCCTGTCCATCGTCAAGCAGATGGTCGAGCTGAACGGCGGCCGCGTGTGGATCGAAGGCGACCGGGCCTGGGGCGGCGCCTTCCATGTGGAGATCCCGCTGCGGGAGCTGGAGCCGACGAGCGTACCGCTGGCGTGA
- a CDS encoding 3-oxoacyl-ACP reductase family protein, translating to MTFNRPPLLGRIAFVTGSSRGIGRAIAVEFARWGADVVVHAQKNLDLAEAVATEIRDLGRRAVVVLADVRVKADMDAAAERVKAELGPVDILVNNAGTRKDGPFILMGDEKWEEVMDVNLRGTVYATKAVVRGMMARKWGRIVNIVSPTGILGKAGQTNYGASKGAVIALTRSLAREMAPFGVLVNAVNPGLIRTELTQDVPEQARREMLAPAILKREGEPEEVAGVVAFLCSDWASYMSGQIINVDGGLCP from the coding sequence ATGACCTTCAATCGGCCTCCCCTGCTGGGGCGCATCGCTTTCGTGACGGGCTCCTCGCGGGGCATCGGCCGGGCCATCGCCGTGGAATTCGCGCGGTGGGGCGCGGACGTGGTGGTGCATGCGCAGAAGAACCTGGACCTCGCCGAAGCGGTAGCGACGGAGATCCGGGACCTGGGCCGCCGGGCCGTGGTGGTGCTGGCCGACGTGCGGGTGAAGGCGGACATGGATGCCGCCGCGGAGCGCGTGAAAGCGGAGCTGGGGCCCGTGGACATCCTCGTGAACAACGCGGGAACGCGGAAGGACGGCCCCTTCATTCTCATGGGCGACGAGAAGTGGGAAGAGGTGATGGACGTGAACCTGCGGGGCACGGTCTACGCCACCAAGGCCGTCGTGCGGGGGATGATGGCCCGCAAGTGGGGCCGCATCGTCAACATCGTCAGCCCCACCGGGATCCTCGGAAAGGCGGGGCAGACCAACTACGGCGCGAGCAAGGGGGCCGTCATCGCCCTCACGCGCAGCCTGGCGCGGGAGATGGCGCCCTTCGGCGTGCTGGTGAACGCCGTGAATCCCGGCCTCATCCGCACCGAACTGACCCAGGACGTGCCCGAGCAGGCCCGCCGGGAGATGCTGGCGCCCGCCATCCTCAAGCGCGAAGGCGAGCCGGAGGAGGTGGCCGGCGTGGTGGCCTTCCTGTGCTCCGACTGGGCCAGCTACATGAGCGGCCAGATCATCAACGTCGACGGAGGACTCTGTCCCTGA
- a CDS encoding ATP-binding protein produces the protein MPAPTSSIRRKVIALVLAATTSSLLLAALAFLGYERYALRRGAAQDLEALGGIVAYNTAPTVAFHDAGAAAQILESLKTHGHIIRAQVHLPSGELLAAFPPDAAADEPRPLATAQEGVRFRGSRIELTKLIHSPEGEPIGVAFLVSDQGHLTDRLVLAAVFLAGLLVVLGLAAWSFVRRWARVITGPVLDLADVASRVSASRDYSLRARSRGDDELGVLVGAFNGMLERIQEQDRRLAEHRGQLEGQVAARTSELVRTNNELLLAKERAEVSNRAKSTFLANMSHELRTPLNAILLYSELVREDSEAAGHAEILPDVRRIESAGRHLLSLINDILDLSKIEAGKMTVAEEAFDVPAMIRDVLATVEPLAAKNGNTLHFTCAPDVAEIVSDATKVRQSLFNLLSNACKFTRDGRIEVRAAVDPLPGSDVPWLHLSVEDTGIGISPEQLQRIFSEFIQAEEGMSRQFGGTGLGLALSRKFCQLLGGDIRVRSEAGKGSVFTLLLPLAPPVPKTNPEPAATGPVLSPMAGPVLLVDDDPTLLEALARLLVRGGVDVRTAQNGREGLRAARECRPSLVVLDVMMPTMDGWEVLRAFKEDLALAAIPVVMLTILDQVERGLALGASEFLFKPIDRAQLMGVVEKYRARWGR, from the coding sequence TTGCCCGCCCCGACCTCCTCCATCCGCCGCAAGGTGATCGCCCTGGTGCTCGCCGCCACGACGTCGTCCCTGCTGCTGGCGGCCCTCGCCTTCCTGGGCTACGAGCGGTACGCCCTGCGGCGGGGAGCGGCGCAGGATCTGGAGGCCCTCGGCGGAATCGTCGCCTACAACACCGCGCCCACCGTCGCGTTCCACGACGCCGGCGCCGCGGCGCAGATCCTGGAGAGCCTCAAGACCCACGGCCACATCATCCGCGCCCAGGTGCACCTGCCCTCGGGCGAACTGCTGGCGGCCTTCCCCCCGGACGCGGCGGCGGACGAGCCCCGGCCCCTCGCTACGGCGCAGGAGGGCGTGCGGTTCCGGGGCAGCCGCATCGAGCTGACGAAGCTGATCCACAGCCCTGAAGGCGAGCCCATCGGCGTGGCCTTCCTCGTCTCGGACCAGGGCCACCTCACCGATCGGCTGGTGCTGGCCGCGGTTTTCCTGGCGGGCCTGCTGGTGGTCCTGGGCCTGGCGGCGTGGAGCTTCGTCCGCCGCTGGGCGCGGGTGATCACCGGGCCGGTCCTGGATCTGGCGGACGTGGCTTCCCGGGTGTCCGCCAGCCGGGACTACAGCCTGCGGGCCCGCTCCCGGGGCGACGACGAACTGGGCGTCCTGGTGGGGGCCTTCAACGGGATGCTGGAGCGGATCCAGGAGCAGGACCGCCGTCTGGCCGAGCACCGGGGCCAGTTGGAGGGACAGGTCGCCGCGCGGACCTCCGAGCTGGTGCGCACCAACAACGAGCTGCTGCTGGCCAAGGAGCGGGCGGAGGTCTCCAACCGAGCCAAGAGCACCTTCCTCGCGAACATGAGCCACGAGCTGCGGACGCCGCTGAACGCGATCCTGCTCTACAGCGAGCTGGTGCGTGAGGATTCCGAGGCCGCGGGCCACGCGGAGATCCTGCCCGACGTGCGCCGCATCGAGTCCGCCGGCCGGCACCTGCTGAGCCTCATCAACGACATCCTGGACCTCTCCAAGATCGAGGCGGGGAAGATGACCGTGGCGGAGGAGGCCTTCGACGTCCCCGCCATGATCCGGGACGTGCTCGCCACCGTGGAGCCCCTGGCCGCCAAGAACGGGAACACGCTCCACTTCACCTGCGCGCCGGACGTGGCGGAGATCGTGTCGGACGCCACCAAGGTGCGCCAGTCGCTGTTCAACCTCCTGAGCAATGCCTGCAAGTTCACCCGCGACGGGCGCATCGAGGTGCGGGCGGCGGTGGATCCGCTCCCGGGTTCCGACGTGCCCTGGCTGCACCTCAGCGTGGAGGACACGGGCATCGGGATCAGCCCCGAGCAGCTCCAGCGGATCTTCAGCGAATTCATCCAGGCGGAGGAGGGGATGAGCCGCCAGTTCGGCGGAACGGGGCTGGGCCTCGCGCTCAGCCGCAAGTTCTGCCAGCTCCTCGGCGGCGACATCCGGGTGCGGAGCGAAGCCGGCAAGGGATCGGTGTTCACCCTGCTCCTGCCCCTCGCGCCGCCCGTCCCCAAAACCAATCCGGAGCCGGCCGCTACGGGGCCGGTGCTGTCGCCCATGGCGGGCCCGGTCCTGCTGGTGGACGACGATCCCACCCTGCTGGAGGCCCTGGCGCGGCTGCTGGTCCGCGGCGGCGTGGACGTGCGCACCGCCCAGAACGGCCGGGAAGGGCTGCGGGCGGCGCGGGAGTGCCGGCCTTCGCTGGTGGTGCTCGACGTGATGATGCCCACCATGGACGGCTGGGAGGTTCTCCGGGCGTTCAAGGAGGATCTGGCGCTGGCGGCCATTCCCGTCGTGATGCTCACCATCCTCGACCAGGTGGAGCGGGGCCTGGCCCTGGGGGCGTCGGAGTTCCTGTTCAAGCCCATCGACCGCGCGCAGTTGATGGGCGTCGTGGAGAAGTACCGCGCCCGGTGGGGGCGGTGA
- a CDS encoding response regulator, which translates to MNRILLVEDNEMNRDAISRLLERRGFTLLLAADGEEGVRLCRETRPDLVLMDLGLPGIDGFEATRRIKADPVTSHIPVVALTARALTSDREAAFAAGCDDYDTKPVDLGRLVDKIRRLTGDPEAP; encoded by the coding sequence ATGAACCGGATCCTGCTGGTGGAGGACAACGAGATGAACCGGGACGCCATCTCCCGGCTGCTGGAGCGGCGGGGCTTCACCCTGCTCCTGGCCGCCGACGGCGAGGAGGGCGTCCGGCTCTGCCGGGAGACCAGGCCGGACCTGGTGCTCATGGACCTGGGCCTGCCGGGGATCGACGGCTTCGAGGCCACCCGGCGCATCAAGGCGGATCCCGTCACCAGCCACATCCCCGTGGTGGCCCTCACGGCCCGGGCCCTCACCTCCGATCGCGAGGCGGCCTTCGCGGCGGGCTGCGACGACTACGACACCAAGCCCGTCGATCTCGGGCGGCTGGTGGACAAAATCCGCCGGCTGACCGGCGATCCGGAGGCGCCATGA
- a CDS encoding 4a-hydroxytetrahydrobiopterin dehydratase encodes MSKDLVAPEAMEAFLKAHPDWVAQGDAHGLTLRRRYVFSAYARGVGFVMAAAEHAERVDHHPDLTLGYRWVVAVLTSHVSRGVTPRDLDLAEALDRMYREHI; translated from the coding sequence ATGTCCAAGGATCTGGTCGCGCCCGAGGCCATGGAAGCCTTCCTGAAGGCGCACCCCGACTGGGTCGCCCAGGGCGACGCCCACGGCCTCACCCTGCGGCGGCGCTACGTCTTCTCCGCCTACGCCCGCGGCGTGGGCTTCGTGATGGCGGCCGCGGAGCACGCCGAGCGCGTGGATCACCACCCGGACCTGACCCTCGGCTACCGCTGGGTCGTGGCCGTCCTCACCAGTCACGTCAGCCGCGGCGTCACGCCGCGGGACCTGGATCTGGCGGAAGCGCTGGACCGGATGTATCGGGAGCACATCTAG
- a CDS encoding YfiR family protein — MRRLPFLLAPAVLAAGALVEGQPAEPEYSIKAKMLVEMLSYVQWPPSAEPAAAFDLVVMGRSPFGRHLDDYARSRTIARRPIRIRYLPKTGDPGPCDAIFLCASESARADAVWAWAQERQALTLADDEALARRGAMVVLLMEGRFVRPAVNLGAASAAGISFSSRLLQYARILSTPRPSRRPAP, encoded by the coding sequence ATGAGACGCCTGCCCTTCCTTCTGGCGCCGGCGGTGCTCGCGGCGGGAGCCCTGGTCGAAGGCCAGCCGGCGGAGCCGGAATATTCGATCAAGGCCAAGATGCTGGTCGAGATGCTGTCCTACGTGCAGTGGCCGCCGTCGGCGGAACCCGCCGCCGCCTTCGATCTGGTGGTGATGGGCCGCTCGCCCTTCGGGAGGCACCTGGACGACTACGCCCGCTCCCGGACCATCGCCCGCCGTCCCATCCGCATCCGCTACCTGCCGAAGACCGGCGACCCGGGCCCCTGCGACGCGATCTTCCTGTGCGCCTCGGAATCCGCCCGGGCCGACGCCGTGTGGGCCTGGGCCCAGGAGCGCCAGGCGCTGACGCTCGCCGACGACGAGGCCCTCGCCCGGCGGGGCGCCATGGTCGTCCTCCTGATGGAGGGCCGCTTCGTCCGTCCCGCCGTGAACCTCGGCGCCGCCTCGGCCGCGGGGATCTCGTTCAGTTCGAGGCTGCTCCAGTATGCTCGGATTCTTTCGACCCCCCGTCCTTCCCGCCGTCCCGCGCCCTGA